One segment of Tachyglossus aculeatus isolate mTacAcu1 chromosome 16, mTacAcu1.pri, whole genome shotgun sequence DNA contains the following:
- the NT5C1A gene encoding cytosolic 5'-nucleotidase 1A, with product MNPGVGAQPSGPAGKGPPGAGLPTLDPEAPTEPGGRPQWEAARTFYDSLASKKKPKSPKPQNAITIAVSSRALFRMEEEQKIYAERGVEDYVKYQLDHENEPLRPGAAFPFVKALEAVNTRLRELYPDSEDLFDIVLMTNNHAQVGVRLINSINHYNLFIERFCMTGGNSPICYLKAYHTNLYLSSDAEKVSEAIEEGIAAATIFSPSKDVEVSESQLRVAFDGDAVLFSDESEQIVKAHGLDMFFEHEKAYENKPLAQGPLKGFLEALGKLQKKFYSKGLRLECPIRTYLVTARSAASSGARALKTLRSWGLETDEALFLAGAPKGPVLEKIRPHIFFDDQMFHVAGAQEMGTVAAHVPYGVAQKSQRTAPDRQAKGAK from the exons ATGAACCCGGGAGTTGGGGCCCAGCCGTCGGGGCCGGCGGGGAAAGGCCCCCCGGGGGccggccttcccaccctggaCCCCGAAGCCCCAACGGAGCCCGGAGGGAGGCCGCAGTGGGAGGCGGCCCGGACTTTCTATGACAGCCTCGCCTCCAAGAAGAAGCCCAAATCA CCAAAACCCCAGAATGCCATCACCATTGCTGTGTCCTCTCGGGCCTTGTTCCgcatggaggaggagcagaagatctACGCCGAGCGGGGTGTGGAAGATTATGTGAAGTATCAGCTGGACCATGAGAACGAGCCCCTCCGGCCGGGGGCCGCCTTCCCCTTCGTCAAG GCCCTGGAGGCTGTGAACACCCGACTGCGGGAACTGTACCCAGACAGCGAGGACCTCTTCGACATCGTCCTCATGACCAACAACCACGCCCAGGTCGGCGTCCGCCTCATCAACAGCATCAACCATTACA acctgTTCATCGAGAGGTTCTGCATGACCGGAGGCAACAGCCCCATTTGCTACCTGAAGGCCTACCACACCAATCTGTACCTCTCGTCCGATGCCGAGAAAGTGAGTGAGGCCATTGAAGAGG gCATAGCCGCCGCCACTATCTTCAGCCCCAGCAAGGACGTGGAGGTGTCCGAGAGTCAGCTCCGGGTGGCCTTTGATGGGGACGCCGTCCTCTTCTCAGATGAATCGGAGCAGATTGTCAAGGCCCATGGGCTGGACATGTTTTTTGAACACGAGAAAGCTTATGAAAACAAGCCACTCGCTCAG ggcCCGCTCAAGGGTTTCCTGGAGGCCCTGGGGAAGCTGCAGAAGAAGTTCTACTCCAAGGGCCTGCGGCTGGAGTGCCCGATCCGGACCTACCTAGTGACCGCCCGCAGCGCGGCCAGCTCGGGCGCCCGGGCCCTGAAGACCCTGCGCAGCTGGGGGCTGGAGACGGACGAGGCCCTCTTCCTCGCCGGGGCTCCCAAGGGGCCCGTCCTGGAGAAGATCCGCCCCCACATCTTCTTCGACGACCAGATGTTCCACGTGGCCGGGGCCCAGGAGATGGGCACCGTGGCCGCCCACGTCCCCTACGGCGTAGCCCAGAAGTCCCAACGGACGGCGCCGGACAGACAGGCCAAGGGGGCCAAGTAG